The window CACGCGACTGATGGAAGCGCTGCACCAGCATGAATGTTTGGTCAGCGCGGACACCTCTTCCGTCCGGTCCCGCTGGTTCGAGACCCTGCAAGATAAAGATATGCTCCATCTTGGGCATGCCGCATTGCTGTATCGGCAACGGGACCAAGCCTTGCTGTTCGATCCCTGGCTGCTTCCCTGGTTTGCAGAGTCTTCCATCCCCTCGCTCTGGGGATCGCTGCTGCCCAAGCCAGCTGCCGTATTTTTGACCCATGATCACGACGACCACGTGGACCCTCGCACGCTCTTACACCTGCCTAAAGAGACGCCCATCATCGTGCCGAGCCGAAGGAATCGCCGCATTCTGTCCTATGATTATCTGTCGCTCTTGCGAGAGTTGGGATTCGGCAATGTGATTGAATTGGCGCATGGGGAGAGTTGGGCCTTCGAGGGAGGGGCGGTCTACTCCGTGCCCTTCTACGGCGAAGACCCCTGCGACCTGGAAATGCCGCGCAACTGTTATCTCATTGCCGACCGGGGCTACAACGTGCTCGTGCATGCGGACAGCGGCCCAACGAACAGCGGCAAGTCCGCGCTCAAGGACGGAGTGATCCAGGCGCTCGTGCAGAAACATGGGCCGATTTCTCTGGTGCTTGCCTCGCAACAACAGTTGCTCGAAGTCCGTGGCCATGCGGCTCACGCGCCTCTGTCCCATCCAGGCAAATGGCTCGACGTGGGAGAAAACGGCTATCTCACGAACTCGTACCTGGCCGAGGTCTGTGCTGCGGCGAAGGCCACACTCTTCGTGTCCTATGCCACAGGCGGCGCAGACTGGTATCCAGATCATCTCTCGTTCATGTTCAGTAAACGAAATCCCGCCCGCACGGCCTTGTTGACGGCCCACTGGGAACGGCCGGAAGCGCTCAAGGATCTTCTTGCTCCCAAGGGATGCGGGTATCATTGCGGTCAGGCTCTGGATCTGTTTCGCGGCACGGCCGACGGGCTGGTGATGCCGATGAAGACCGGGGAGGCTTTGACGCCTCTGTCCCTCTACCGGCTCGACCATGGCGACCCTCCCTTCATGAAGGCCGGCAGCCCATATCGCTAGCAGGCTGAGGGAGACTCGGTATACGCAAAAGGCTGGGTAGAAATATTTCATTTGGCGTTGAAGCCAGAATAACCACAGGATGCTCAAAATGGCCGTCCAGCAAGGCCGCAGTCGATGAAAGCACCGGAGGCGTAGCCCCTGGCTACGTTGAGGATGCTTTCGAGGCGAGAACGACGCTGGCGGACTTTTTCAGCATCCTGTTAGATCGATAAGGATTGATTATGGCCATACGCAAGACAGAACAAGCTCCGATCCTCGTGACCGGCGTTGCAGGATTTATCGGTTTTCATACGGCGATCAGATTGTTGGAGCGAGGCGAGAAGGTGATCGGGCTCGACAACGTCAATGACTACTATGACGTGAGACTGAAGAAGGCGCGGCTGACGAAGCTGAAGCCCTTCAAACAGTTCACCTTCACCAAGACGGATCTGGCGAACCGGGTGAAGATGCGGAAGCTCTTTGCCGAACAGCCGATTGCGAAGGTGGTCCATCTGGCGGCGCAAGCCGGCGTGCGTTATTCGTTGGTGAACCCCCATGCCTATACGGACAGCAACATCGAAGGGTTTTTGAATGTTCTGGAAGGCTGCCGTCACGCGAAGGTGCAGCACCTTGTCTATGCCTCGTCGAGTTCCGTCTACGGCGGCAATACCCAGATGCCCTTTTCCATTCATGACAATGTGGATCATCCGGTCTCGCTCTATGCGGCCAGCAAGAAGGCCAATGAACTCATGGCCCATTGCTACGCGCATCTCTATCGGATCCCCTGCACGGGCTTGCGGTTCTTTACGGTCTATGGACCCTGGGGTCGGCCCGATATGGCTCTCTTCATTTTCACGAAGGCGATTCTGGAAGGGAAGACAATCGAGGTCTACAACCACGGAAAGATGCGCCGCGACTTTACCTATGTCGATGACATTGTCGAGGGGGTGATCAGGACCCTCGACCATCCGGCCAAGCCGAACCCTGCCTGGTCCGGCGATAAGCCCGATCCGGGAACCAGTTCAGCGCCGGCTAGGATCTACAATATCGGCAATCACCAGCCGGTTGAGCTGCTGCGCTTTATCGAGGTGTTGGAGCAGACGATCGGGAAAAAGGCGAAGAAGAAACTGTTGCCGATTCAGCCCGGTGATGTGCCCGCGACGTACGCCGATATCGAAGACTTGTCGCGGGATGTCGGATTCAAGCCAGCCACACCTATCGAGGTGGGGATTCCCCGTTTCGTGCAGTGGTATCGGGAGTTCTATAAGGTATAAGAGGCGCCAAGTCTCTTTCACCTCCTGCCAGAGCGACCTCAGCGTGAAAAAATCCTGATGATAGGATGCCGCTCCTGCTCAATGGGGCACGGCCTGCCCCCTGCTTGCCATGCCCCGTTGATGACGATCAGAGGATGAAGGAGCGTCGTAGCGCGGCGCCGTCATCATGCTGGGGCGATAGATCGGCATGCCGCTCAGCGACGGCACAACCGACAGAGGCTTGAGGGTCATCAGGGTACAGCCTGGCAGCTTCTTATTGGTGTACAACGGGACCCCGTCCGTTGGAGGGCATTCGCGCATCTGCGAGGGATCCGAGGCAATCGTGGTGTCGGAGAATGCCGCGGTCGCAGAGAGGAGCAGGAGCGTCGCCGCGATGGCGAGCTGAGGGATGAGTCGTTGCGCGCCGGTTGCGTGAAGTGGTTGGGCTGCCGGAGTTTGCATGGTCGTTCGCCTTTCTTTCTGTACACACCAAGAGTGTTCACAGGCTATTCCAGCGGACGCAAGGCCGTCTATTCACCTTTCGAGGGGGAGTCTGCTACCGATGGGGGAGGGGGCGAGACGGCTCAGATGGCCGATTTTCCGGGAGTCGCGATGCAAGCGATTCGGGCAGGAGTCCTTCGAGGTTCGGTAGGACGAGATCGGCTTCGGTCAGTTGTCCTGGAGGATAGGTGGTGGCGAGGGCGAGGACCTTCATGCCGGCGGCCTTGGCGGAGCGGATGCCGGCCAGGGAATCTTCGATCACGAGACATTGGGCGGCGGTGATCAGCGGGGGGCGGGGCTCTGCTGCATTCAGCCGTTTCAGGGCCGCCTGGTAGATCGCCGGGTCCGGCTTGCCAGTGGCCACGTCGTCCGCCGACACAATGACTAAGAAGTCCCGCTCGATGGCCGTCTCGCGCAGTGCCTGGTCGATTTGTTCCCGGCTGCCTCCCGTGGCAATGGCCAATCGATACTGAGATGTGGCGCGTTGCACAAACTCGACGACGCCGGGGAAGAGGGATGGCTTGTGGAGGGCTGTGTGGTTCCGGAAGAGCGTCGCTTTCCGATCCATGATGGTCCGTAGCAGATCCCGGTCACAGGCGCCATGTCGCGCAGTGAGGAGCGCTGCGGCGCAGGTGCGCTCATCCATGCCCAGGTAGGTGTCGTAGTAGTCTTCCTTCGTCAGCGAGAGGCCACGCTCGGTCAATGCTTGCTGGAAGCAATGGAGGTGGGGCGTTTCGTCGTCGGCAATGACACCGTTGAAATCGAAAATGATGGCGCGAATCATCGTTGGGCCTCGCTGGGTCGTCTCGTGGCGCCACTGTAGCGAAATGGCTTGCGTGGGACAAGCAGCTTTGCCTTGTTCCCTGCCCACTACTAAGGTATTCTCCCTTTTGAGTTGGTGAAACGTGAGCGGGAAACGTGAAACGTTCGAAGAGCCTCCCCCGGTTCCCCCACTTCTGATATCCGGAACATTTTTCGTATGACTGACTACGGCGTGCTGGCAAATCTGCTCGTGATTTTTACGGTGTCGATTGCCGTCGTTTTCGTGTTTCACAAATTCCGGCTTCCTTCAATCGCGGGCTTCCTGGTCGCCGGCGCGCTCATTGGTCCCCACGGGTTGAACCTCATCTCGGACATGGGCACGGTCCAAGTGCTGGCGGAGATCGGGGTCGTCCTGCTCCTCTTCACCATCGGTATCGAGTTTTCGCTGGCGCAATTGGCTTCCATGCGCCGCCTCATGTTTCTGGCCGCACCGCTCCAAGTCGGCGGCGTGCTGTTGATCGCCTGGCTGGGGGCGACGCTCGTCGGACTGTCCTGGCGGCAGGGGCTGTTCTGGGGCTTTCTGTTCTCCTTGAGCAGCACGGCGATTGTCCTCAAGACCTTGGCCGAACGGGGAGACAGCGACTCGATCCATGGCCGGGCCACGATCGGCATTCTCGTGTTTCAGGATTTGGCCGTTGTCCCCATGATGCTGTTGACGCCGATTCTTGCCAGCCAATCGGATGGAGGAGGGCTGGCGATTCTGCTCACCTTGGGGAAGTCGATCCTTGTCATCGTGCTGGTCATCGCCGCTGCCTGGTATCTGGTCCCCAAGCTGTTGGAACATATCGTGCGTAGCCGTAGCCGCGAATTGTTTCTGTTGACGATCATCGTTCTCTGTCTCGGCATCGCCTGGCTTACGTCGCTCGGAGGCCTGTCGTTGGCCTTGGGCGCGTTCATCGCCGGGCTGGTCATTTCCGAGTCCGAATACAGCCACCAGGCCATGGCCGAAGTGTTGCCGTTCCGCGACAGTTTCAACAGTCTCTTCTTCGTGTCGGTCGGCATCCTCATGGATTGGCGGGTGCTATTCGAGCATCCGTTGCCGGTGGCGGGTTTGCTGATGACGGTGTTGTTGGTGAAGTTTGTCGCAGGGGCCGGCGCAGTTTTGTTGGCGGAGGTTCCTCCCCGTTCGGCGATCATGGTGGGCATCGCCCTGGCCCAGGTCGGCGAGTTCAGTTTCCTGCTGGCGCAGCAGGGGCAAGAGAGCGGCTTTTTGCAGCGTGATCCCTATCAGATCTTTCTTGCGGTCTCGGTGCTCTCGATGATCGCCACCCCCTTTCTCATGCAGTGGTCGCCGAACTTGGCCCGCCGCGCGGAGGCCTGGCAGCGGCTTCGTCATTGGCTGCCCAGTCGCACCACCGCCCACGTTCTGCATGCCGAGGGCAAGCAGATCCGGATGAAGGACCACGT of the Nitrospirota bacterium genome contains:
- a CDS encoding MBL fold metallo-hydrolase; translated protein: MKIWDSLPKHQYLSLAPWSWVQLESAEAPGPFPFVAGVAPEVVASLQEAHSLLSSSIDTAISDVFSKRAPVDDPDRQRRLEDAYAEVISTRPYLQQHIRCGRKPDGTFQWEFPTDPTKSATVTNGGLRIFHSVKRQAIPIGFDQRQLGPLVGKVLGLLDGTHQTDEIRTVVATSGRDGERVLTRLMEALHQHECLVSADTSSVRSRWFETLQDKDMLHLGHAALLYRQRDQALLFDPWLLPWFAESSIPSLWGSLLPKPAAVFLTHDHDDHVDPRTLLHLPKETPIIVPSRRNRRILSYDYLSLLRELGFGNVIELAHGESWAFEGGAVYSVPFYGEDPCDLEMPRNCYLIADRGYNVLVHADSGPTNSGKSALKDGVIQALVQKHGPISLVLASQQQLLEVRGHAAHAPLSHPGKWLDVGENGYLTNSYLAEVCAAAKATLFVSYATGGADWYPDHLSFMFSKRNPARTALLTAHWERPEALKDLLAPKGCGYHCGQALDLFRGTADGLVMPMKTGEALTPLSLYRLDHGDPPFMKAGSPYR
- a CDS encoding NAD-dependent epimerase — its product is MAIRKTEQAPILVTGVAGFIGFHTAIRLLERGEKVIGLDNVNDYYDVRLKKARLTKLKPFKQFTFTKTDLANRVKMRKLFAEQPIAKVVHLAAQAGVRYSLVNPHAYTDSNIEGFLNVLEGCRHAKVQHLVYASSSSVYGGNTQMPFSIHDNVDHPVSLYAASKKANELMAHCYAHLYRIPCTGLRFFTVYGPWGRPDMALFIFTKAILEGKTIEVYNHGKMRRDFTYVDDIVEGVIRTLDHPAKPNPAWSGDKPDPGTSSAPARIYNIGNHQPVELLRFIEVLEQTIGKKAKKKLLPIQPGDVPATYADIEDLSRDVGFKPATPIEVGIPRFVQWYREFYKV
- a CDS encoding HAD family phosphatase; translation: MIRAIIFDFNGVIADDETPHLHCFQQALTERGLSLTKEDYYDTYLGMDERTCAAALLTARHGACDRDLLRTIMDRKATLFRNHTALHKPSLFPGVVEFVQRATSQYRLAIATGGSREQIDQALRETAIERDFLVIVSADDVATGKPDPAIYQAALKRLNAAEPRPPLITAAQCLVIEDSLAGIRSAKAAGMKVLALATTYPPGQLTEADLVLPNLEGLLPESLASRLPENRPSEPSRPLPHR
- a CDS encoding cation:proton antiporter; translated protein: MTDYGVLANLLVIFTVSIAVVFVFHKFRLPSIAGFLVAGALIGPHGLNLISDMGTVQVLAEIGVVLLLFTIGIEFSLAQLASMRRLMFLAAPLQVGGVLLIAWLGATLVGLSWRQGLFWGFLFSLSSTAIVLKTLAERGDSDSIHGRATIGILVFQDLAVVPMMLLTPILASQSDGGGLAILLTLGKSILVIVLVIAAAWYLVPKLLEHIVRSRSRELFLLTIIVLCLGIAWLTSLGGLSLALGAFIAGLVISESEYSHQAMAEVLPFRDSFNSLFFVSVGILMDWRVLFEHPLPVAGLLMTVLLVKFVAGAGAVLLAEVPPRSAIMVGIALAQVGEFSFLLAQQGQESGFLQRDPYQIFLAVSVLSMIATPFLMQWSPNLARRAEAWQRLRHWLPSRTTAHVLHAEGKQIRMKDHVIIVGYGLNGRNLARVLGDTEIPYLALDLDGDIVSREASHGVPVYYGDATNPNVLRHMKIEDAKVMVVAISDPFITRRAVQVAKGLNPKLHVVVRTRYLRELEELHQLGADDVVPEEFETSIEIFALVLRTYKLPQEFVTQKAEQVRREGYALLRRSELPELAHHLRGGTLTDTEVETCRIDDDSPAQGKTLTEISLRPRTGASVIAWTRAGVTQSNPSEKTRLLAGDIVVLLGSRAQIRQAMGLLVRMGAE